Proteins co-encoded in one Acidobacteriota bacterium genomic window:
- a CDS encoding glycosyltransferase family 2 protein gives MPPVLVVIPAYNEAGTIEEVVRRTHPHADVCVVDDCSTDRTAEILAVLEGIHVIRHHKNTHIAGAVLDGMRYALASGYEYMVAMDAGLSHNPDELPRFIEAEHADLVIGTRNREGEKDKPVYRRFLSMAGSMLMNLILWVPRRDGPRWIHDCTSGYRRYSRRAMHLLTTTPMQCRSFDFLLETLVIAVRSGCSVREVPISYRFTNSCLNHRIVMEALKTWWRLSRRPGKAKRTESPWAKAGEQVAVDKKEYLP, from the coding sequence CCCGCTTATAACGAAGCCGGCACCATCGAGGAGGTGGTGCGGCGGACGCATCCCCATGCGGATGTTTGCGTGGTGGACGACTGCTCAACGGACCGGACGGCTGAGATCCTCGCAGTCCTCGAAGGCATTCACGTGATCCGGCACCATAAAAATACCCATATCGCCGGCGCAGTGCTGGACGGCATGCGTTACGCGCTTGCCTCCGGATATGAATACATGGTGGCCATGGACGCGGGCCTTTCGCATAACCCGGATGAACTCCCGCGTTTCATCGAAGCGGAACATGCCGACCTGGTGATTGGAACGCGGAACCGTGAGGGAGAAAAAGACAAACCCGTGTACCGTAGGTTCCTCAGCATGGCCGGAAGCATGCTGATGAACCTGATTTTGTGGGTCCCTCGACGGGACGGACCCCGCTGGATTCACGATTGTACTTCGGGATACCGGCGATATTCGCGCCGGGCCATGCATTTGCTCACTACCACGCCCATGCAATGCCGCTCTTTCGATTTTCTGCTGGAGACATTGGTGATCGCGGTGCGCTCCGGATGCTCGGTGCGCGAAGTGCCGATCTCCTACCGCTTCACCAATTCGTGTCTGAACCACCGTATTGTCATGGAAGCTTTGAAAACCTGGTGGCGGCTGTCCCGACGTCCAGGGAAGGCGAAGCGCACGGAATCTCCGTGGGCGAAAGCTGGTGAGCAAGTGGCTGTTGACAAGAAAGAATACTTACCATGA